A section of the Pseudanabaena mucicola str. Chao 1806 genome encodes:
- a CDS encoding GNAT family N-acetyltransferase, with protein MQRQSSSFIIRFANSKDVGHVSDILTESFYRSHDRKVNFLLRYFRDLVSPLLRYGIMLDLNSRFSEQAPCYACLVATHSANKSQAIASLEICMRYVPTKSHRSFWLGRTMQQYPYIFNLAVHPQWRRRGVAKQLLCAAEQTVKQWGFSRLYMHVLEDNHPALNLYDEIGYRIHDQEGVFNYWLLGQPRRFLLQKKFNDR; from the coding sequence GTGCAAAGACAATCCTCCTCATTTATCATTCGATTCGCTAATTCTAAGGATGTTGGTCATGTGTCAGACATCTTGACTGAAAGCTTTTATCGAAGTCATGATCGCAAAGTCAATTTTCTGCTGCGCTACTTTAGGGATTTAGTCTCTCCACTGTTGCGCTATGGAATTATGCTCGATCTTAATAGTCGCTTTAGTGAGCAAGCACCTTGCTATGCCTGTCTTGTCGCTACTCATTCAGCTAACAAGTCCCAAGCGATTGCTTCCCTAGAAATTTGTATGCGCTATGTACCAACAAAATCTCATCGTAGCTTTTGGCTAGGGCGCACCATGCAGCAATATCCCTATATTTTTAATTTGGCAGTGCATCCACAATGGCGACGACGAGGCGTGGCAAAGCAACTGCTCTGTGCTGCCGAGCAAACCGTAAAACAATGGGGATTTTCGCGATTGTATATGCATGTGCTAGAGGATAACCATCCAGCGCTTAATCTGTATGATGAGATTGGCTATCGTATCCATGATCAAGAAGGTGTTTTCAATTATTGGCTATTGGGGCAGCCGCGAAGATTTTTATTACAGAAAAAATTTAATGACAGATAG